The following coding sequences are from one Microtus pennsylvanicus isolate mMicPen1 chromosome 1, mMicPen1.hap1, whole genome shotgun sequence window:
- the LOC142839680 gene encoding olfactory receptor 2L13-like produces MAFNFLTGQKSITFLGCGAQAFFFMTMAGSEGLLLASMAYDRFVAICHPLHYIIRMSKMMCLKMIIGSWTLGSINSLAHTIYAFHIPYCHSRSINHFFFDVPAMLPLACMDTWVYVYIVFVSTFVFLLLPFLGITTTYGRVLFAVFHMHSKEGRKKVFTTCSTHLTVVTFYYAPLAYFYLQPKSLSSPTED; encoded by the coding sequence ATGGCATTCAACTTCCTCACTGGACAGAAAAGCATCACCTTCCTGGGCTGTGGAGCTCAAGCTTTTTTCTTTATGACCATGGCAGGTTCCGAGGGCTTGCTCCTGGCTTCCATGGCTTATGACCGTTTTGTTGCCATCTGCCACCCTCTTCATTATATCATTCGCATGAGCAAAATGATGTGTCTGAAGATGATCATAGGGTCCTGGACACTTGGCTCCATTAACTCTTTAGCACATACGATCTATGCCTTTCACATTCCTTACTGTCATTCCAGGTCCATTAACCATTTCTTCTTTGATGTCCCAGCCATGTTGCCCCTGGCCTGTATGGACACTTGGGTTTATGTGTACATAGTATTTGTGAGCAcctttgtgtttcttctgctccctttccttGGCATCACAACTACCTATGGCCGGGTTCTTTTTGCTGTCTTCCATATGCActcaaaagagggaagaaaaaaggtttTCACCACGTGTTCAACTCACTTAACTGTAGTGACATTTTACTATGCACCTTTGGCCTACTTTTATCTTCAACCTAAGAGTCTCAGTTCTCCCACAGAAGATTAA